In the genome of Oryzias melastigma strain HK-1 linkage group LG19, ASM292280v2, whole genome shotgun sequence, the window ttaaagagagaaagaaaaggcAGGCTTAGAGCTCGCGGCTTCATCACTCTGAAGATGTTCCTACAGCTCAGAGTCCTGATCCAGAGTGACATTTCAGTGCTGCCTGAAGGGAGTTTCCCGTCTGAGGTCAAGGAGCAGCGAAAAGGAAAATGGAAGGAAATGAAAGCCTTCATATTCTGACAAAAGGTCATCAATGGATGccttttcattttagtttggtCCTAGTTTAAGTCCTTGCATCGCTTCAAACATCAGGACCGCCTCTCAGCTGACCGAACGGCCGTGAGCAGCTGGGATGCGCGGTGAGTCTGGACGCAGATCCGGGATCAGcatcagcaccacggacagcgcAGCTCCCACTCCCCCCACTCACAGACACGCAGCCGCGAGGTTCGCGTGCGCACTTCCGGTTTCACTGCCGTCTAAACACAACTATAAGATCAAACCTTGTGCTCCAGCTCCTCGTTGTACGCGGGGGCCGGCGGCGTCTTCGCCTGACTCTCGGGGGTCTCCCTGGAGCCGTAGCCGCTGTCGGGCTGGATCTCCGGGTAGGAGGTGGTGTAGTAAGCCGAGATGGGTTCCATGGACTCCATCCGCTCCATCCTGCAGCCCGCTCGTCTCACAAAAGCAGTGAAGCTGACAGATGAGGAGCGGCCCTCCCTCTGCCTTCGAGGAGCTCAGCGCTCCGGAGCAGGCTCCTCCTGGCCTTCGGGAGGCTCCTCCCCCTATGCTCGGCCGCGTCATTGACGCAGAGGCGCGTGGAGCTTGATGACGCGCGTGATGCtcgtaaacatttaaaaatataataataaaaaaaatctctggatGTGACAAATGGATTAAAGACGGTtttcatttatctatttattttaaatgacctCATAGACTCAAGGTAAATGAAACAATTTATCACACCTGTCCAGCTTATGGATGTCTTTCCAAAAACCTGACAATCTGGATAgcgtaaacaggaagtcatagttgatggtttaaaagcatccaCAATGAATaattctttcacctgcattgaacagttttgatgtaaaaataaaatattaaaaacaaatatttaatgttgaCTATTCCTGAGccggattcgaacccatgaccttctgaatgtgagtccgcagccataaccacttgaccgtctagtggcagaatctggaatgcatgtcaaacttaaatttaaacatgacattctgcattgcgaaatcaggaagtcattgttgatggtttaaggtgatcaccacaacactactttgagaaggggaggggggcattgcagcagaacctgaaagttccagggattatAGTGttaagctcctgattaacagctgattgtatgactgtataaaatgtgagcgttattttgatccatttctgagtaatcctctaaaaacctgctctatCAGCAGGAATCCCTCCCATACCCAAGAAAACGAGCGAATTCTCACGATCTGACATCAAaaagtgagaccgcccctttcaggaagagtctgctccccCTCCAGGCTAAAACAAACACGTTCtccgcaaagctagcagctcgagctagATTTAGAAGTTGATGGCTGCAAActctgaagctgacagccaaccataatattagctaaatgccaaattagcctaaaaaaaaaaaaaaaaaaaaaaacttaggtttggcaaaacagctagcatgttgctgaaatatagCAGTAAAAAAtctcttattaaatgccaaaatattccaaaaagctagcagaatgacaatttttaaaacattaaaaggcaggaatattactccaTAATAAATGAACTAacaccttaaataacttaaagtGCTTTACtgttcataaaaatatactttgtcaaaattatactagatagaaatgagcgcaagataacatcgggtcattaataacaataacataaaatgatctggaggcccAGAAAGAAGCACCGTGTGGGTACTTTGACACAGGTGGtgtagagcagtggtccccaactaccgggccgcagacccattgccaccgggctgcggaagaatttagggacttttttttttgagtcagaaatcttttattttgaaaatcaactgGGTTTTCTCGATTAtattgagcgctaaaagcagaCCAGCGGCGAGTCacacgagaaaagctgcatgtggaacctttctccgcGAATGGATGGGATTAgtgcagcaacagaagaacagacgcAAAACAactgcggtcaagtgagccgctgttcgctcaGCCGCGGTCAAGCCAGCCGCgctacaaaaaagtcatgcgCCCGTATTACACGGTTTACGGCAGAGCATGAAACTCGGTGGAAGAGCTTTCTGTTGGAGTATTAGAACGTCAGATTTGCTCggagtaaaattaaaaagagaaataaaattctataacaAAACTACGTATTCTATCAGTGCATATTTGTActaataatctgttatttattatgtcctttctaaagagaaatgtttagagttttcaataatgaagttaaataaagtcattttaaaaataaatgagtccataattccaggccttggacagaaaatgcttgttctacaggtcaccctctattacctcaaggagacttttgtacttttactgtatagtttttgataaaatagtagttaaactttgcatttttgacgagatGTTACGATGGTcatctttgaatgtaaataaaaagattttggtccataattccagggcttggacactatatgcttgttctacaggtcaccctctattacctctagaagacttttgtacttttactgtataNNNNNNNNNNNNNNNNNNNNNNNNNNNNNNNNNNNNNNNNNNNNNNNNNNNNNNNNNNNNNNNNNNNNNNNNNNNNNNNNNNNNNNNNNNNNNNNNNNNNNNNNNNNNNNNNNNNNNNNNNNNNNNNNNNNNNNNNNNNNNNNNNNNNNNNNNNNNNNNNNNNNNNNNNNNNNNNNNNNNNNNNNNNNNNNNNNNNNNNNNNNNNNNNNNNNNNNNNNNNNNNNNNNNNNNNNNNNNNNNNNNNNNNNNNNNNNNNNNNNNNNNNNNNNNNNNNNNNNNNNNNNNNNNNNNNNNNNNNNNNNNNNNNNNNNNNNNNNNNNNNNNNNNNNNNNNNNNNNNNNNNNNNNNNNNNNNNNNNNNNNNNNNNNNNNNNNNNNNNNNNNNNNNNNNNNNNNNNNNNNNNNNNNNNNNNNNNNNNNNNNNNNNNNNNNNNNNNNNNNNNNNNNNNNNNNNNNNNNNNNNNNNNNNNNNNNNNNNNNNNNNNNNNNNNNNNNNNNNNNNNNNNNNNNNNNNNNNNNNNNNNNNNNNNNNNNNNNNNNNNNNNNNNNNNNNNNNNNNNNNNNNNNNNNNNNNNNNNNNNNNNNNNNNNNNNNNNNNNNNNNNNNNNNNNNNNNNNNNNNNNNNNNNNNNNNNNNNNNNNNNNNNNNNNNNNNNNNNNNNNNNNNNNNNNNNNNNNNNNNNNNNNNNNNNNNNNNNNNNNNNNNNNNNNNNNNNNNNNNNNNNNNNNNNNNNNNNNNNNNNNNNNNNNNNNNNNNNNNNNNNNNNNNNNNNNNNNNNNNNNNNNNNNNNNNNNNNNNNNNNNNNNNNNNNNNNNNNNNNNNNNNNNNNNNNNNNNNNNNNNNNNNNNNNNNNNNNNNNNNNNNNNNNNNNNNNNNNNNNNNNNNNNNNNNNNNNNNNNNNNNNNNNNNNNNNNNNNNNNNNNNNNNNNNNNNNNNNNNNNNNNNNNNNNNNNNNNNNNNNNNNNNNNNNNNNNNNNNNNNNNNNNNNNNNNNNNNNNNNNNNNNNNNNNNNNNNNNNNNNNNNNNNNNNNNNNNNNNNNNNNNNNNNNNNNNNNNNNNNNNNNNNNNNNNNNNNNNNNNNNNNNNNNNNNNNNNNNNNNNNNNNNNNNNNNNNNNNNNNNNNNNNNNNNNNNNNNNNNNNNNNNNNNNNNNNNNNNNNNNNNNNNNNNNNNNNNNNNNNNNNNNNNNNNNNNNNNNNNNNNNNNNNNNNNNNNNNNNNNNNNNNNNNNNNNNNNNNNNNNNNNNNNNNNNNNNNNNNNNNNNNNNNNNNNNNNNNNNNNNNNNNNNNNNNNNNNNNNNNNNNNNNNNNNNNNNNNNNNNNNNNNNNNNNNNNNNNNNNNNNNNNNNNNNNNNNNNNNNNNNNNNNNNNNNNNNNNNNNNNNNNNNNNNNNNNNNNNNNNNNNNNNNNNNNNNNNNNNNNNNNNNNNNNNNNNNNNNNNNNNNNNNNNNNNNNNNNNNNNNNNNNNNNNNNNNNNNNNNNNNNNNNNNNNNNNNNNNNNNNNNNNNNNNNNNNNNNNNNNNNNNNNNNNNNNNNNNNNNNNNNNNNNNNNNNNNNNNNNNNNNNNNNNNNNNNNNNNNNNNNNNNNNNNNNNNNNNNNNNNNNNNNNNNNNNNNNNNNNNNNNNNNNNNNNNNNNNNNNNNNNNNNNNNNNNNNNNNNNNNNNNNNNNNNNNNNNNNNNNNNNNNNNNNNNNNNNNNNNNNNNNNNNNNNNNNNNNNNNNNNNNNNNNNNNNNNNNNNNNNNNNNNNNNNNNNNNNNNNNNNNNNNNNNNNNNNNNNNNNNNNNNNNNNNNNNNNNNNNNNNNNNNNNNNNNNNNNNNNNNNNNNNNNNNNNNNNNNNNNNNNNNNNNNNNNNNNNNNNNNNNNNNNNNNNNNNNNNNNNNNNNNNNNNNNNNNNNNNNNNNNNNNNNNNNNNNNNNNNNAAATATAAAACTATTAGAGttgttacaaatattttttgtgaatacaTGGCAATAAAACAGTACACAGTCATTTAATTCATTACTAGAGGTAAACCTTAACATCAGCCTTTGTATGGCAGAGGAAACCTgacatattattttattatatgtggtggtgggggggaaCTGGAGCACCCAGAGAAAACCCCACGCATGCATGGTAAGAAAATGCCAATTTAACCATGCAGCCCGTTTCTTGAAGTCCCTACCTCACAAATTTCAGATGTTATTGTGTGTAGGGTGTGTGTTGGTCTCCTGCTCTCTAACGTCAGATTCACAGTCGTTTGCAGTATATTTGATGCACCAAAGTCTGAGAAAAAATTTGGTGAAAGAAGACCTCTTgaccttttttcctttcttttgtttcactCCTACTTCAActtcttctttctcctccttGCTTTTGATGTCTTTGTCAGAAAGTTCCTCTTGGATTTCTAGAAGATCTTTCTTTGTTCCATCAATCGGAGTGTCCTCTTCTTTTTCACACTCATGCTCAGCTCTTCCATCATTTGCTGTGTCAGGAGATGATGTTTTTTCAACACCTGTTGTCTTTTCCTCTGTCTGTTCTAGGTTTTCAGTTTGGGGCTTTGTGCTTTCTCCTTCTTTGGCGATCCCCTCCTGATTCACAGAGTCAGTCTGCACAGAGACTATTTTCATCTCTTCATCATGAGAGCTCTGGATCTTTTCCATCTCTTCCAGGATGTTTTCCAGATTTGTGATGTCTTCCATCAAACTGTCTTGTCTACATTTGATGTCCATCACACTTTCTTTGAACCTAGACACTCGGggtgttttgtttatgtttgccCTCAGTTCTTCCAGCTCTCTTTTGGCATCTTGTGCTTCTTTCTCCCGGAGTTTGTTCAATTCACTCAGTGcccttttctcctcttcatgttGTTTCAGCTGTTCTCTGAGTTCCATGATGGTAGTATCCAGCTGGGCAGAGACTTCCAGAGTCTTCTGCAATTCCCTTTGggcatcttctttttctttttcccggAGTCGGTTCAGTTCCCCTTTGTCATTTTCAAGAACTTTCAGTTGCTCTCTCAGTTCCATGGCGTTGGCTTCATGCTGAGCAGAGACTTCCAGTTTCTTGTTCAGGTCAGCAATTTCCTTCTCAAAATCTTCAACTTCATAGACCAGAGCTTGAAATTCTGCctttatgtcttcattttcctcttgaGACTCCTTGTATTGGCGTTTAAGGTCCTCAAAGGCTTTGTTGTCTTCTGGTCTGGGTCCTTTGCCTCCCTTTCCAGCCTTCTTCTCCTTCAAATCTTTAGCCTGTTGTTTCAGCTTTTTGAtctgagttttgtttttgtcatttatgtccATTTGCTGGACCAGCCGGGCTTTGCACTCTTCCAGTTCCCAGAGCAGGTCCAGCTTGGCCTGTTTGCGGGTCAAGTCTTCGTCATTGGTCAGATCTTTCTcctctttcagttttttctctCTCAACTGATTGGTTTCAGTTGAGAGAGCAACTTTGAGTTGCTCTCTCAGT includes:
- the LOC112154360 gene encoding autophagy-related protein 23, encoding MSSVNKQTNPKPSTCDVLEGLKKAHKNLIQENRDKSLATKVEALERENARLRKELEEFSLSTNTEGEKDPTNGKDLTRQQAKLDLLWELEECKAHLVQQMDINDKYKTQIKKLKQEAKDLKEKKAGKGGKGPRPGDNEAFDDLKRKYKESQEENEDIKAEFQALVYEVEDFEKEIADLKKKLEVSAQHEATAMELREQLKVALSTETNQLREKKLKEEKDLTNDEDLTRKQAKLDLLWELEECKARLVQQMDINDKNKTQIKKLKQQAKDLKEKKAGKGGKGPRPEDNKAFEDLKRQYKESQEENEDIKAEFQALVYEVEDFEKEIADLNKKLEVSAQHEANAMELREQLKVLENDKGELNRLREKEKEDAQRELQKTLEVSAQLDTTIMELREQLKQHEEEKRALSELNKLREKEAQDAKRELEELRANINKTPRVSRFKESVMDIKCRQDSLMEDITNLENILEEMEKIQSSHDEEMKIVSVQTDSVNQEGIAKEGESTKPQTENLEQTEEKTTGVEKTSSPDTANDGRAEHECEKEEDTPIDGTKKDLLEIQEELSDKDIKSKEEKEEVEVGVKQKKGKKVKRSSFTKFFLRLWCIKYTANDCESDVREQETNTHPTHNNI